The Pirellulales bacterium DNA segment ATCGATCGATTCCGACGCGCGAAACCGCAAGCGAGCTTCGATCGATAAACGCGTGGGCGCTCGTTTGCGGTTTCGCGCGTCGCCGCGGGGTCGACAACAATCCTGCCACGCGATCGCCCAGCCGCGGCAGCACATGCGGCTCTATTGTTGACAAAGCTCAGACTTCCTTCAAGCGGCGCACGGCTTCCCGTGCCCGGAGCAGGAAATCCGCCTTGGGCTCTCCCGATTCAAGCCACATCGGGGGACCAAAGCTGATGCAACTCAGCAGCGGCACCGGCAAGAATTCGCCGCGCGGCAAAACTCGGTTCAGATTGTCGATATGCACCGGAACCAACTCCAAATCGGGCCGTTTCTTGCTGAGATAATATAGCCCGCTTTTGAACTCGCCGATGCCGTCGGTGCCCCGGCTTCCTTCGGGAAACACGATCAGCGACTTGGTTTCGCCGATTTCGCGGATCATCAGATCCACCGGGCTTTGGTGTACCTTGATGTCCTTGCGGTCGATCAGTAGGGCATCGAATACCCGAGTGGCCAGATACCGCCGCAACCGGCCTCCTTCCCAGTAATCCTTGGCGGCGACAGGCCGGGTGAGCATTCGCACCTCGTGCGGCAAGGCGGCCCACACGACCAAGGCATCGAGATGGCTCGTATGATTCGCGAAATAGACGCGCTGGCAAGTGTCGGGCTGGCAATCGATCCAGCGAACGCTGGCCCCGCTGAGCAATTTGGCGAGGGCGGCCAATAATGTCGCGGTCATGGGGGGAAAAAGTCCCCGGTTCCAATAGTCGGCGGCCCGAAGAGCGTAAAGCCGGGCCAAGGCCGATGGTGAGCGTGGGAGGGCGTTGACTTGCATATTATGGTTGTTTTCTTTCGAACCGATAGGCCTTCGGTGACGCGGAAGGCCGCCGAGCGGGCAAAAGCTATGTTGCCGACCGGGGAGACGGGGTCACAAAGGCGAATGCGGCGAGCGAAACGGCGGGGAAGACCCAGGGAAGGCCGACAGCGATCGGCGGCAATGGCAGAACCAGCGGCGGCCTTCCCTGGGCTTGAGCCGCAAGAGCGGCATCCAAGACGCTTGCAAGCGAACGACTTATACCGCAAGCGGTAAGCCGAAGCTATCCCACAATCGGGATGAATGATCAAGCGCGGGCAATTCGCGGCTATTTTTCCGGGACGGCTTTGCCGTCTTGGCCCGGTAGACGAAGATTCCAAGCTTCGAGCCATTCGATCTTGCCCGTTTGCTCCAATCCGAATGCTTCGCGGACCCGCTTTTGCATGTCGGCGAGATGACCGGCGCCGTAGAAAATCGCCAGCTTTTTCTTGCCGTCGATGATTTCGTCGCCCAACACCTTCAGCGCGGCCTTGTTCCGCTCGGTGATGATCGCCGAACCTTTGGGC contains these protein-coding regions:
- a CDS encoding lysophospholipid acyltransferase family protein codes for the protein MTATLLAALAKLLSGASVRWIDCQPDTCQRVYFANHTSHLDALVVWAALPHEVRMLTRPVAAKDYWEGGRLRRYLATRVFDALLIDRKDIKVHQSPVDLMIREIGETKSLIVFPEGSRGTDGIGEFKSGLYYLSKKRPDLELVPVHIDNLNRVLPRGEFLPVPLLSCISFGPPMWLESGEPKADFLLRAREAVRRLKEV